The genomic interval GGCTGTTGGACTCGGCGTCCGGGGTCGTCGGTATCGACCCCGGTTACCTCTCGGACCTGCAGGCGGCGGTCCCCGGCGACCTCGAACGGTCGGTCCGGGACGCGGTGTTCCAGGTCGTCTCCATCATGACCACGACGGGATACGCCAGCGTCGACTTCAACGCCTGGAACGGGACCGCCCGCTACCTGCTCGTCGTTGCGATGCTCGTCGGCGGGTCCGCCGGGTCGACCGGCGGGGCCATCAAGGTGGTCCGGTGGGTCGTCATCGCGAAGTCCATCCGCCGGGAACTGTTCACGACGGTCCACCCCGAGGCGGTCCGCCCGGTCCGTCTCGGCGGGCGAGCGCTCGACGAGCGCGCCCTCCGTGGCATCTACGCGTTCACCGTCCTCTACCTCGTGTTGTTCCTGGTGAGCATCCTCGTCCTCCTCGCGGACGCCGACCGGGCCGGTACGGCGCTCACCAACTTCGAGTCGATGAGCGCCGTCGCCGCCACCATCGGGAACGTCGGGCCGGGGTTCGGCGTCGTCGGCCCGATGCAGTCGTACCTCGACTTCTCCCGGTTCTCGAAGCTCTACATGGTGTTCCTGATGTGGATCGGTCGCCTGGAGATACTCCCGGTGCTCGTGTTGCTGACGCGGTCGTACTGGCGGTCCTGAGTCGCACGTCGCGCTCGCTGGTGACCCGACTGTCGAATCAGGCACCAGCCATAACCCCCCTCCGTGGGTATCGGTGGTATGGTTCAGAAGTCGACGTTCGTGATACTCGCCGGTGTCGTGTTCCTGTTCATCCCCATCCCGCCCATCGCGACCATCATCGGCATCGTGCTCATCTTCGCGGGAGTCGCGATGCGGTCTATGGGCGGGTCCTGACCTCCGGGTAAACCCGTCGGACCGACGAACAGTTATGCGACTGGCGACGGAGCGTAGGCTATGAGCCAGCAGACGCTCACAGCCCTCTCCCAGCGCGACGAGGCGTTCTGGATAGCCCTCGGCCTGCTGTTCGGCGGCGCGGTCCTCACCGCCGTCGGTACCGGCCTCACCGCTCCGCCGTCCACCATCGTCGTCGATATCGGGCCCGTCCTCGACTCTTCACCAACCACTAT from Halomarina salina carries:
- a CDS encoding transporter, producing the protein MVQKSTFVILAGVVFLFIPIPPIATIIGIVLIFAGVAMRSMGGS